One genomic region from Candidatus Kuenenbacteria bacterium HGW-Kuenenbacteria-1 encodes:
- the ftsE gene encoding cell division ATP-binding protein FtsE, translating to MIVLKNVTKAYSQNLTALKNINLQIKPGEFVSIIGQSGAGKTTLVKLLIAEEKADEGEIIIGGWDITNISDQEIPTLRRQIGVVFQNFELLPKKTVFENVAFALEVIGTSYQKIKKIVPQVLKIVGLEEKANYFPEYLSGGEKQRVVIARSLSHCPKLLIADEPTGNLDSINAQEIINLLLKINNFKTTVVLVTHNREIVNVLKKRVITLDRGIIISDQDKGRYVI from the coding sequence ATGATAGTTTTAAAAAATGTTACAAAAGCATATTCTCAAAATTTAACGGCTTTAAAAAATATTAATTTACAAATAAAGCCGGGAGAGTTTGTTTCTATAATTGGACAAAGTGGTGCTGGAAAAACAACTTTGGTTAAACTTTTAATTGCCGAAGAAAAAGCCGATGAAGGGGAAATAATTATAGGCGGGTGGGATATTACAAATATTTCTGATCAAGAAATTCCAACTTTGAGAAGACAAATTGGAGTTGTTTTTCAAAATTTTGAACTATTGCCCAAAAAAACTGTTTTTGAAAATGTTGCTTTTGCCTTGGAAGTAATTGGAACTTCTTATCAAAAAATAAAAAAAATTGTTCCTCAAGTTTTAAAAATTGTTGGATTAGAAGAAAAAGCAAATTATTTTCCTGAATATCTTTCTGGAGGAGAAAAACAACGAGTTGTAATAGCTAGAAGTCTTTCTCATTGCCCTAAACTTTTAATTGCTGATGAACCAACAGGTAACTTAGATTCTATTAATGCTCAAGAAATTATTAATTTACTTTTAAAAATTAATAATTTTAAAACAACAGTGGTTTTGGTGACGCATAATAGAGAAATAGTAAATGTTTTAAAAAAAA